In the Halosolutus gelatinilyticus genome, CGGATCGGTCGAAGAACGAGGTGAAAAACGAACTCCGACGGCTCGTCGAACGGGATTACAACCGACCGAGCGTCGTCATCTGGAGTCTCTACCACGAGGAGTGGGGGATCGGACACGCCGAGTCAGAGGAGACGCTCTGGACCGACGAGACGAAACGGACGCACCTCGCGTCGCTGGTCGAAACGGTTCGAGAGTGGGACCCGACGCGGCTCGTCTGCGACAACTCCGGGTGGGCCCACGTCGCCACCGACCTCAACGATTACCACTGGTACTGCATCAGTCCCGATCGGGCGACCGAGTGGATCGAGAATCTGGAACACGCGCTTCACCACAGAGGGGACAACTACGCCACGCAGCGCTGGTCCGACGGCGACGCGCCGGTCGTGGTCTCGGAGTTCGGCGTCCTCTCGTTTCCGCCGCTGCCCGCGCTCGTCGACCACTACGGTCGAGAGCCGGCGTGGTTCTCCCACGAGTTCCTCTCGGATCCCGTCAAGCGGCCGAGCGGCGTCCAGGATCGGTTCGTCGAGACCGGTCTCGACGGCGTCTTCGAAACGCTCGAGGACCTCGCCGAGTCCTGGCAACACCGTGCGATCGTCTCGCTCGAGCACATCCTCGGCGAGTTTCGAACGCGCGACGAAATCGCCGGGTTCGTGCTGACGCAACTGTACGACACCGAGTGGGAGGTCACCGGCCTGCTCGATTACTGCCGAAACGAGAAGTCCTTCTACGACGACTTCGCGGCGATTAACGCCGACGTGACGCTCGTCGCGACGGTCGATTCGCACGTCGCGTGGGCCGGAGCGGTTCGAGAACTCGAGATCGCGCTCGTCAACGATACCGCCGACCGCGTCGTCGAAGAGATCGAGTGGGAGTTCGACGGGCGGAGCGAAACCCGACAGTTGAGCGCACCCCCGCACTCCGTGGTGGAACTGGACCCGGTCCGGATTTCGACCCCGCAGGTCGAGTCGGTTCGAACGGAAAACGTGACGGTTCGCGGACTCTCCGAGACGGATCTGTCGCTCGCAGAGCCGATCGTCGTCGTCCCGTCGCCGCCGCGCGCGCCGCCGGAGGCGTTGGTGTTCGCCACGGGAGCGCTCGCTTCGCGGCTCGCTTCGGCGGGACTCGACGTTACGCACCGACTCACTCCCGATGTCGACGTCGCGTTCGTGACGGACACGACCGCAGAGGTCGTCGAGTTCGTCTCGAACGGGGGCACCGCCGTACACGTGCCGGACCGGCAGGGAGAGATGCAGGGCACCGAATTCTTCGAGTTCCGGACGCTCCCCCGGACGGACAGTTGGAACAACACGGCGTCGTTTTTCTATCAGGACTCGCCGCTCGTAGACGAGTTCTGTTCGAACCGCCACCTCGGGTGGGAGTTCGAAGACGCCTATCCGTACGAGATCGTCGCGGACGTAGCGCCGGACCGGGACACCGTCCACGTCGGCTACGTCCGCGGGTGGCTGGCCGACCGGGGGAGTCCGCTCCTCGAGCGGTCCGTCGATGGCGGCCGGGTCGTCGCGTGTACGTTCCGCGTCCAAACGACCGCTGGATCGCATCCGGTCGTTACCGGGTTGTTGTTCGGACTCGTCGAGTATCTCGCCCGAACGGACTAGGCCGGCTCGTCCGGAAACGCGATGTCGCCCGTTCATCGCCGGGTACACGTCTAATCCGCGGTGAGGACGGCGATGAGTTCCGTTTCCGGGACAATCTATATGTGACGGTAACTGTAATTGCAAATATGGCAAAATCAGCGTCTTCTATCCGGTCCGTCAGCCGGACGCTCAGGATCTTGGAGGTCATTCAGGAACTCGACGGGGCGACCATCACGGAGATCACGGAGCGGGTCGACATCGGACGAAGCGCGGTGTACAACTACCTGGCGACGCTCGAGGACGAGGAGTACGTCGACAAAGACGGCGAGGAGTACCACATCGGCCTGCCGTTTTTCGGCCTCGGTTCGTACGCGAGAAACCGAGTCCCCGTCTACGACACCGCGCAGCCGCAGGTCGATCGACTCGCCGACGAGACGGGGGAACTCGTGACGCTGTTCGTCGAGAAGAACGGACTCGGAGTGTACCTATACCGTGCAAGCGGGACGAACGGGATCGAACTGGACACGCACGAAGGAGAACCCGTGTCGCTCCACAGTACGGCGCCTGGCAAGGCCATTCTCGCGTTCCGTCCTCGGTGCGAAGTCGACGACATCGTCTCGGAACACGGCTTGCCGGCGGTTACGTCGAACACGATCACGACGAGGGAGGACCTCCACGCGGAACTGGACGCGATCCGCGAACGGGGATACGCGGTGAGCCACGAGGAACAGTGGGCCGGGCTGCGATCTATCGCGGCACCCGTCACCGACGACAACGACCGAAGCATCGCGTCGATCGGCATCTCCTGTCCGGTTCACAGGGTCGACGACGATCGACTTTACGACGACTGTGTGAACGCGCTCCTGGGCGCGGCGAACGTGATCGAACTCGAGTACAACTACGCGTAGTGCCGGTTCGGCCCGGTTCGGATCGACCGAATCCGTCACCGCGCGCTGGAGGAGCCTCCGCTCGGGAACGCTCGCTCGAGAGCGCTATCACTATCTCATCGCCGTCGAATCGGCGGCGACGCTGCGTCGACTCGGCCGTGCGGCGGTGACCCCGAAACGCGAACGCCGGGAAACGCTTATACTGGCGTCGATCAGTGTGCATCGATATGGCACGGTCAGCGACAGTCAAGCGCGAGCGGATCGTCGACGAGCTAACGAGTCGATCGCTGGAGGAGCTCTGGCTCCTCCGCCCCGAGAACGTCGCCTGGTTTACGGGCGGTAACGTCGTGGTCGACGCGGCGAGCGACGTCGGCGTCGCCGCGGTCGGCGTTCCCGCCGACGACGGACCCGTTCGGCTCCTGGCGCCGAACAACGAGATCGATCGCGTCCGCGAGGAGGAACTGCCGTCGCTCGAGGCGGCCGGGATCGACGTCGAGGCCGAACGGTACGAGTGGCACGAGTCGGCACTTCCGACAGCCGTCGTCGATCGGCGTCGATCGCCCGCGGGTGCTGACGTGCCGATCGACGGGCTGACGACGGTCGATCCGTCCTCGCTCAGGACGCCGCTGCCGGAGAGCGAACTCGATCGCTATCGACGAGCGAGCCGCGAAACGACGCGGGCCGTGGAGGCGGTCGGGGCCGACCTGACTCCCGAGACGACCGAACGAGAGGCGGCGGCGGCGCTTCGGAGCGAACTCGCGCGGCGCGGGTTCGCCGCGCCGGTCGTTCTCGTCGGCGGCTCGGAGCGCGCAGTTGAACAGCGACACTTCACTCCCACGAACGCGCCCCTGGATCGGTTCGGTCACCTGACGGTCGTCGCCGAGCGCGGCGGGCACAACGTCGCGGTCACGCGAACGGTCGCGTTCGATCCGCCGGCGTGGCTCCGCGAGCGACACGAGGGGGCGTGTCGCGTCGCCGCGACGGCCGCAGCCGCGACGCTCGAGGCTGTGCGCGCAGACGCACCTGCAAAAGCTATCTTCGAAGCGATTCGAAGAGCGTACGCCGACGCCGGCTATCCGGACGAGTGGCGACGCCACCACCAGGGCGGTGCGATCGGGTACGAGAGCCGCGAGTGGACCGCGGGTCCTGACTCGACGACCGCCGCCCTCGCACCCATGCCGTACGCGTGGAATCCGACGATTCGGGGTGCGAAGTGCGAGGATACGATCCTCGTCGACCGCGACGGCATCGACGTGGTCACGTCGACCGGCGAGTGGCCGACGAGCGCGTACGACGCCGTCGGATTCGACGTCTCAGTATCGTTTCACGATCCGCTCGCGATCGAGGAGTAGCGCCGTCCCGCGATTCGCGATCGCCGCAAGAACGATCGAAACGGCGGAAGAGCGGAGGAATAGACGGCCACGGGCCGAGAGAGCGACCGTTCGCGAAACGGGATATCGACTTCGGTTCTTGCGGTTCGCGGGCGCTTTCACCGCGGTATCGCCACCGGTCGATCGGCCGATCAACCGACCAGAACGCGAGCGACCGACGACGACTCGAGCGTCAGCGTCAGCGCTTCGTCCTCGAGCGTCACCTCGCGTTCGTCGATCTCGTAGACCTCGAGGCCGGTCCACTCGTACCACGATTCGGGGTAGTCGCCGAGGCCCTCCTGTAAGTCGTGCGGATCGTCCGTCGGGCGCTGGACGATCACGGTCGCGTCCGCGCCGTCAAACGCTTCGGGTACCTCGAGCGTCACGTCGGCCGCGCTCCGTAGGTTCCGGTTCGTGAGGAACGTACAGAGTTCGTCGTCCATCGATGTCGTCATCGACGTTGCGTCGACGTACGGCACGTCGTCCATCGCTCGGATTCGGGCGCCGGTTTCGGGAATGTCTCGCGTTTCTCCGTCGACGGACGCGTCGATCACGTTCCACGTCCGGTCGCCGTCGAAAACGTTCGCGTACAGGGAGAGCGTGTAGCCGACCGGTAGCAGCGGGTTGGGGTTCGCCGGATGCTCGACGTGCTCGGGCGGGAACATGCGTACGGGAAGGTGCGTGTGGCTGGCTCGCCGCAACTGCTCGCTCCGCCTAATGAAGGCGTTGTACATCCCCGCGACGTAGGAGGCGCCGGCCATCGTCGGCATGCCGGGCCACGGATCGCCCTCGGCGACCGTCGGGTACAGGCCCCACTCGCCGACGATGAACTCGAGGTCCTCGAGGCCGTACGAGGCCGCCGTCTCGGCGGTCTCGGCGAGAAGCTGGCCGAACTGCGTCGGGAACGCGATCAGGACTTCGTTGTAGTCGAGCGCGTCGGCGTCGTTCGCGTCCTTCCACTCCTCGACGCTGCCGGGATCCTCCGCCCGAATGCCCCAGTTGTAGCGGTGCATGCCGATTCCGTCCATCTCGTCGCCGACGGTCTCGAACAGCGTTTCGTTCCAATCGTTGGGATCGGGGACGAGGTTCTCGTCGTCGTACTTGGGATCCATTCCGTCGGGGATGACCGTGATCGAGTCGTCGACGGCGGTCATCGCCTCGATGAATTCGAGGGCGCGCTCGGCGAACTGCTGGGGGTCGTCGGTGCCGCCGGCCTGCCAGCCGCCCCAGACCTCGTTTCCGATCTCCCAGACCTCGACGTCGAAGGGGTCTTCGTAGCCGTGGTCGGCCCGAAGCGCGCCGTACTCGGTGTCCGTCGAGCCGTTACAGTACTCGACCCAGTTGGCGGCGTCCTCGGGCGTGATCGGTTCCGGCGGTTGGAACTCCCTGTCGGTGTCCTCGACCGTGACGCCGACGGTGATCGTCGGTTCGACGTCGGTACGGTCGCAAAACTCGACGTACTCCGCGGTTCCCATGAGGTTCGGATCGAGGCCGTTCCACACGACGTTCGGCCTGATCGGCCGTTTCTCGACCGGACCGATCCCGTCTTCCCACTTGTACGTGCTCGTGACGTTTCCGCCGGGCCACTTCAGCAGCGAGACGTTGCGATCCGCCATGAGATCGATCGTCGTCGGATTGAACTTCCCCGCGACCGCGTCGTCGGGAAGCAGGGAGATCCAGTCGAGATCAACGTATCCGGTCCCCTCGGCGACGATCTCGAGAACGTACTCGCCGTACGGGGAGGCGAAATCGTCCAGCGCGCCGCCCTCGAGTTCGTTCCCGCTTCGCTCCGCGAGCGTCAGTTCGATCCCCTCGTAGCGTCGCCACTCGTCGGTGAGGCCCTCGACGTCCGCGCCGGCGAGGACGTCGCCGTCGGGTGCCGCGAGGCGAACCTCGAGTGCGTCGATCCCGTCGCCGCGAGCCGACAGCGCGAACTCGTAGGTGAGCGTTCGCCAGTCGGGCAGCGGAATCCGCTGTCGAACGCCGCCCGCGGCGTCCTCGAGGACGACTCGCTGGTGGGCGTTGCGCAATTCCCGGTCGACCGCCGGCCAGCCGCCGTCGGACTCCCACGTGCCGAGCCCGCGCACGCCGCCCTCGGCGGGGCGCTCGAACTCGGCGTCGTCGCCCACCGGCTCCCAGGGGAACGGGATCCCGTCGTACTCGCCGACCTCGTCGAAGCCGTAGACGTGCGAGACGTGATCCGGTTGGACCTGTCCCCAGGCGACGAACGAGGTGTTCGTGACGTGCTCCGCGTAGATCCCGGGATAGATCTCGTGTGCACCGTAGTGTTCGGCGAAGCGACCGAACAGCGTTTCCGGAACCTCGCGGTCGCTTCGCTCGTCCGGATCCACCGTCACCGTCGTCTCGAACGGCCCGTCCGGATCACCGTTCTCGTCGCCCGTCCCGTCGGTTCGCTCCTCGCCGCCATCGGAGACGAGCTCGGCACACCCGGCTATCAGCCCCGTCGCCGTTGCGGCCTGGACGCCGAGATACCGTCTTCGAAGCATCGAGCTATGCGACTCGGATTCGTTGCTATCCCTTCGCATACGCTCATCAACATTCTCCAGTGACATATTAGTTTCCAACGATTATACGAAAGGGCGTATCCGTGGGTTGTGAATCGGCGATCGAGTCGACGAGAACAGGGGTAGGACCGGTCGGCTACCGCCCGGCGGACGACTCGAGTCGACCGGCGAGCAGTTCGTCGAGGAGCGCGGTCGCGGTCGGATGATCGCCGTAGGCGTCGGCGACGCGGAACGTACACACCCGAACGGTGCCCTCGCCGTAGTCGCGGGTCGCGATCGCCGCCGACGGATTCGCCAGCCACCCCTCGACGTAGCCGACGCCAACGTCGTCGTCCTCGGTCACGGCCGCGACCGCGTACGGATACAGCCCGTCCAGTTCCCAGCCGGGAACCGGCCCGAGCAGTCGCTCGAGTCGGTCGTCAACGGTGTACAGCAGCGACGCGACGAGGTTCCAGCTCTCGTCTTCGGGCAGGTCGCCGTATTCGAAGACCGACGAGTCGGTCACGGAATCGTCCCGACCCGCCACCAACAGGACGTCGCCGCCGCTGCGGGCGTACTCGAGGACCGCGTCCGTAGTCTCCCCGACGACGGCGACGGCGACGGAGTCGTCGAGGCGATCCGTGACTGTCGCGCCGCGTCGATCGAGTTCGTTCCGGAGCGACTCGTTTTCGACGTAGACTGAGCCGCCGACCGATTCGGGGAACTCGGAACGGGAAACGACCGTCACCGGCTCGTCGGTTCGCGCGTCGCCGAACTCGACGGTAACCGTCACCGTCTCGATCGTGCCGTCAACGGCCGGCGCATCGACGGTAACGAGGTCCTCGGCGCGAACCGCCGACGCGGCGTTGACGGCGACCGTTCGTCGTCCCGATTCGCCGGCGGCGGTCCACGATAGCTCCGCCTCGAGCCGGTCGGTCGTGTCGTTGACGACGACCGCGTCCGCCGCGATCGGTTCGTCCTCCCGGACGGTTCGGGACTCGAACTCGAGTTGCACCGCGACCGGCGCGTTGACGCGGGCGAACTCCTCGGCGAACGCCTTCGACTCGCGCCGGTAGTCGAGGATCCCGTTGAACTCCCACTCGATGTCGGAGAATTCCGTGATGACGTAGCCGGCGATGCCCTCGTGGGCGCGCATCTGTTCGATGACGTCCGCGTTCGACCGCAACTGTCGGCGCTGCCAGGCCTCCATCAGTTCCCGGAAGTCGTTGAACGCCTCGCTGAGCGCGGTCTCGTCGAAGCGGTCGCGGTAGCCGTCGGGCCGTTTCAACCCCTCCTCGAGGAACTCGTAGTCGAACCACGGCGGCCGTTCGCCGTAGTACTCCTCGATCGCGGACGCATCGCACAGCCCCCACGTCCCGAACTCGGAGATGATGGCCGGCGCGTCGCGGGGATCGGTCTCGGCGGCCGCGTAGTTGTCCGCCGGGTCCTCGACGATCCGGTCGAGGTCGTCCGCCCACGCGTCGGCGCGGTCGGGACTGACGAAGTAGCGGTGGTAATCGTTGAGGTCGGTGGCGACGTGGGCCCACCCGGAGTTGTCGCAGACGAGCCGCGTCGGATCGGCCGCTTTCGTCTCCTCGTACAGCGCGGCGAGGTACTCCTGTTTCTCCTCGTCCACCCACAGGGAAGTTTCGACGTCGAGGCCCTGCGGATTGCCGATCCCCCACTCCTCGTTGTAGATGCTCCAGACGACGACGCTCGGTCGGTTGTAATCGCGCTCGATCAGTCCCTCGAGTTGCTCGCGCACCTCGCGTTTCGACCGCTCGGAGTGGACCGTCGGGTTCGCCGGCTCCTCCCAGACGAGGAGGCCGAGTCGGTCCGCCTGCTCGAGGAAGTCCGGATGGGCCGGTTTGATGTGCTTTCGAAGCAGGTTGAAGCCGAGTTCCTTGGCCGTTCGGACCTCGTCTTCGAAGCAGTCGTCGCCGAACGGACGGTACAGCGTCTTCGGGTAATAGCCCTGCTCGAGCGCGCCGCGAATGGGGTACGGCTCGCCGTTCAGGTACACCCGTCCGTCGCGGGCCTCGACGCTGCGCATCCCGAAGTACTCCTCGTACCGATCGCGGACCGTTCCGTCGCGCTCGAGTTCGACGCGGACGTCGTAGAGCGCGGGCGTCTCGGGCGTCCAGTAATCGGGGTCGTCGAGCGAGACCGCAATCGAAGCCGATCCGTCGGCGTCGAGGGTCGTCGCGGCGGTGGCGGCTTCGGCGCCCGACTCCTCGCGGGCGACCGTTACCGTCGCAGTGACGTCGTCGACTGGAAGATCCGCGCCCGCGGCTTCCCCTACGGTCGTATCGATCTCGAGGTTGACGCTATCGTCCTCGAGATCCGGCGTCGCGCGGACCGTTTCGACGCGGCTGGCGGGGACGAATTCGAGGGTAACGTCCTGCCAGATCCCGCTGACGCGCTGGTACCACGGCTCGCCCTGCTTCCCGTGAGGGATCTCGCTGATGTCCGCCGGGTCGGTCGCTTCGACGACGATCTCGTTTTCGCCGTCGACCAGCGCGTCGGTCGCGTCGACCGCGAAGGGGAGGTATCCGCCGCGGTTCGAACCGACCTCGGTGCCGTTGACCCAGACGGTCGCCTCGTAATCGACGGCGCCGAAACGCACCAGCGCCCGGGCCATTCGATCCGTTTCGTCGATCGTCCCCTTGAGGTCGACCGTCCGTCGATACCACGCGGTTCCGGTGTACTCGCGGTAGGCCTCACGCTCCTGCCAGGCGTGTGGGACTTCGACCGGCTCCGCTCGATCGGGCCACGACTCGCCGCCGTCGTACCAGTTGCCGTCCCGACCGCTCTCGTCCGGATCCGTGACGAACTGCCACGATCCGTTCAGTTCGATGCGCCGCCGATAGCCGTCAGCTTGAGTGGTCGTCATTGAGATGTAGGTTCATATCCGTCTCGGTATCAGTGGTAATCGCTAACCGAAAGCGCGGGCGGCCGCCTCAGGCGGCCTCTTCGGGTTCGGTCTCAGTCGCGGAAGCGGTGCGTCTCGTTCGCATGTCTGCGAGCAGGTTCTCGCCGGTCCGGCCGTCGAAAAGGTGAATGTCCGTGGGATCGAACGCGAGTTCGACCCGGTCGCCGACGTCGGGTTTCACGTCTCCCGGCACGCGAACGCGACACTCGGCGCCCTCGATGTCCAGGTAGACGAAGTTGTCGCTGCCCGCGACCTCGACGACTTCCACGGTCGCCGTGATCGCGTTGGCTCCGCCCACGCCGTATTCGATGTCTTCGGGACGGATCCCCAGCTCGAGGTCGTCGCCGGTCGTCGCGTCGCGGACCTCGTCGACGATCGACGCGGGGAGGTCGTACTCGAATCCCTCGGCGACGAGCGTCGAGTCGGTTAGCGCGACGTCGAAGAAGTTCATCGCCGGGCTACCGATGAAGTCGGCGACGAATCGGTTGGCGGGGTTGTTGTACACCTCCTCCGGCGTCGCGAATTGCTGGAGTTCGCCGCCCTTGAGGACGATGATCCGGTCGCTCATCGTCAGCGCTTCGTGCTGGTCGTGCGTGACGTAGATCGTCGTCGTTCCCAGCTCCTCCTGCAGGCGCTGGAGTTCGGTCCGCATGTGGACCTTGAGCTTCGCGTCCAGGTTCGACAGCGGCTCGTCCATCAGGAAGATTTTCGGGTCGCGGACGATGGCGCGGCCGGTCGCGACGCGCTGTTGCTGGCCGCCCGAAAGTTCGCTCGGTTTGCTATTGAGCTGGTCGCCGATTCCCATCATCTCGGCGGTCTCCTCGACGCGGCGGTCGATCTCGTCGTCGGATAGATCCGTCGTCAGCTTCAGCCCGTACGACATGTTCTTCCGGACGGTCATGTGCGGGTACAGCGCGTAGTTCTGGAATACCATCGCGATGCCGCGGTTCTGCGGTTCGACGCCCTTGATGCTCTCGTCGCGGATCTTGATGTCGCCAGCGGTGATCTCCTCGAGGCCGGCGATCATCCGCAGCAGGGTCGATTTACCCGATCCCGAGGGGCCGACGATGGTGATGAACTCGCCGTCCTCGATGTGGGCGTTGAACTCCTCGATGGCGACGAAGTCGTCGAGGTAGACCTTTCGCACGTCGTCGAACGTGACCGATGCCGAGTCCGAGTCCGCTGCCGATGCTGATTCCGTTGTCGATACCGTGTCGACGGTGTTGTCGTGAGTCTCGCTCATTGTCGTAGCTCCGTGTGTTTCGCGTCGTTGGTGATCGCGTCGATCGTAGGCGGTAGCGCCGGCGTTTGTGCCGGTGCTACCGCTGGTTCGCCCGCCGACGGGAACGAAGACGGGGAATTCGTACGCGTTCGCGGTCGAGCGGCGGCGCCGATCACGGATCGGACACCTCCGCGGCGATCCGATCCGTCTCGGAGAGGCTCGTCACGAAGTCGACGTGGAGCGCGAACGCAACGCCCGCGAACAGCAGCGCCACGGCGACGGTCAGCACCGAGGTGACGGCGAAGAGCACGACCGTCACGACGCCGAGCGCCACCGCGCCGACGGCGTGGCGTGCGGTCCAACGGTAGCCGTCCGCGAACGCCGCGAACGCGGACTTTCCCTCCGCCAATCCCAGCAAGGTCGGGATGGAGACCAGCCCCGCGTAGAGGCCTGCGTACGTACAGCCGAGTGCGAGCAGCCCCGCTGGGACCGTCCCGCTCGCGAGGTACGCGAGCGCGTAGTTCACCGCGACCGTGACGAGCACGAGCGGAACCAGCGCCAGCAGCGTCGCGTGGACGAACTGCTCACGGACGGTTTCGAGCACCGCCGCTCGATCGATGCCGTCGCCGTCCTCGCGAAGCGAGAGGACGGCGCGGTAGGCGCCGACCGTCGCCGGCCCGAGCGTCACGAGCGGCACGGCGGCGAGGAACCAGGCGACGCTGATCCCGATCACCGACACGAGGTTCGCCCAGACGAACCGCGCGGTTCGCTCGAGCGAGGCGTACATCGGGTCGAGGTCGGACGAGTGCGTTCGCGTCATGGTCGTGTTCATTTGGTCGTCCCCTGCATTTCGACGGCCCTGACGAGGTGTTTCTGCATCACCAAGAAGACCAGCAAGAGCGGGACGGAGGCGACGACCGCCGAGGTCATGATGACGCCGGGTTCGGTCACGCCGAGGTTGTCCTGCAGGGTCACCAGGCCGATCGGGAGCGTGTACATCGCGTCGTTCTGGAAGATCAACAGCGGCCAGACGAAGGCGTTCCACGTCCAGATGAAGATGAACAGCCCGAGCGCCGCCAGCGCCGACCGCATGAGCGGCAACACGATGTGGGTGAAGATCCGGAGTCTCGAGAACCCGTCGAGGCGGGCCGCCTCCTCCAGCTCTTCGGGGATGTCCTTGAAGAACTGGACGAGCATGAACACGCCGAGCGGGTTGGCGGCGCTCGGGAGGACGACGCCCCAGACGGAGTTGACGAGGCCGAGTTCGCTCACGATGATGTAGACCGGCACGAGGTTGACGATGCCGGGCACCATGAAACTCGCCACGATGACCGCGAAGATGGCGCGGCGGCCGGGCCAGTCGAGCCGGGTCAGCGAGTACGCGATCATCGCGTCGATCAGAACCACGACGACGGTCGTTACCCCGGCCAGAATGAGCGTATTGACGGTCCACTGGACGATCAGCGAGTTCGTAAGCAGATAGTCGTACCAGTACAGGGTCATCTCCCACGGGATCAGGTACGGCACCTCGGAGTAGACCAGATCGCGAGTCATGAACGACGTCGCGAACATGTACCAGTACGGGATAAGAAAGAGGAACGCCATCCCGTACAGACCGGCGTAGAGGGCGATCGTCCGAAGCCGATCGTTCGTCAGCGAGAGGTCGTCGAAGAGCCCGCGCGATTCGACGCTCATCGGTTATCACCTCCGAGGAAGTAGTAGCTGGTCGCTGACACGGCGATCAGAATCATGAACAGGACGTAGCCGACCGCGGCGGCGTACCCGAACTGTCGGCCGGTAAACGCCGTATCGTAGAGGTAGAGGACGATCGTCGTCGTCGAGAACGACGGACCGCCGTTGGTCATGATGAACGGCTGTCCGAACACCTGGAACGAGCCGACGAACGTCACGATGACGACGAAGATCAACGGATTCTGCATCTGCGGAATCGTGATGTCGCGCATCATCCGCCACGTGCTCGCGCCGTCCAGTTTCGCCGCCTCGTAGAGACGATCCGAAACGTTCTGGCGCGCGGCCAGCAGGATGATGAAGTTAAACGCCAGCTGCCACCAGATCGTCGCGATAGCGATGGCGGGCATCGCGAGACTGTGGGAAGTCAACCAGTTGCCGCCGCCGACGTAGTACGGGACGAGTCCCGAGGCGCTGAAGATCTCCGTCCAGAGGAGACCGACGACCGCGACGGTCAGCACGTACGGGCTGAAGAAAATCGTCCGTAACAGCCACTGTCCCTTCACGTCGCGGTTGACGCCGAGCGCCAGGAACAGCGAGCCGACGACGATCGGCGGCACCGTCAGGACGACGAAGTAGACGGTGTTTCGCAACGCGTTCCAGAAGTCCGGATCCGAAAGCAGGACCTGGTAGTTCTCGAAGCCGATGAACTGCGACTGGGCGGGATCGAGCGCGTTCCAGTCGTGTAAGCTCATGTACAGCGCCAGCAGCAGCGGTCCGAAGAGGAAGGTCCCGGCGATCAGGAGATAGGGGAGCGCGAAGGTACCCCCTGCAATCAGCTCGCGGACCCACGACTGCGAGAGGTCGACGAGTCCCGATTCGTCCGCGTTCGCGTCGGTTTGTTGGGTTGCTTGTGCCATGATTATCTCCTGTTAAACGTTTGTCTGACGCCCTCGGTCGCGGTTTCGATCACTTCCTCCGGCGCCATGTTTCCGGCGCGCATGTCGTCGAGCGGCTGGTAGATCTGCTCCGTGTACTCTTCGACGTTCGGCGTCGCGGGCGGGCGGATGAACTGATCGTTCTCCACCATGTTGAAGAACGTCTCGAGGGTCTGGCTCCAGGTGTCCGACTCCCGAAGGCCGTCGCTCTCGATCGCCGCCTCGCTGGCAGGGAGGTGACCGGCCTCGGATCCCCACCGGGCGTTGAACTCCTGTGAAAGCAAGCGGACGGTCTCGATTGCGTCCTCGAGTCGCGCCTGGTCTCGTTCGTCGCTCTGGGGAATAATCAGCATGTGACTGTCCCCGACCGTCACCGGATCGTCCGCATCCGGCATGATGAACGGCTCGGTCATCCCGAAGTCGAAGCCCGCTTCGCGGACGACGCTGATGTGCCAGGTGCCCTCGATCTTCATCCCGACCTCGCCGCGATTCCACGCGTCCCAGCCGGTTCCGGGGTCGACGGGCGCCCACTCGTGTTCGTGGACCCAGTCGTGCATCTCCTGGACGACCGCGTGGCCGTCGTCGGTGTCGAAGGCGGGTTCGTAGTCCTCGGTCAGGATTTGGCCGCCTCGGCCGTGAAGTAACATTCGCATGACTTCGGCGTGGAACTGGCCGTCGAAGTAGTCGAAGGCGTAGTGGTCCGTGTTCTCGAGGATCGCGTTGGCAGCCTCGTAAAACCGGTCCGGCGTGTTCGGCGGCTTCTCCGGATCGAGACCAGCCTCCTC is a window encoding:
- a CDS encoding alpha-L-arabinofuranosidase, with amino-acid sequence MRRDSNESESHSSMLRRRYLGVQAATATGLIAGCAELVSDGGEERTDGTGDENGDPDGPFETTVTVDPDERSDREVPETLFGRFAEHYGAHEIYPGIYAEHVTNTSFVAWGQVQPDHVSHVYGFDEVGEYDGIPFPWEPVGDDAEFERPAEGGVRGLGTWESDGGWPAVDRELRNAHQRVVLEDAAGGVRQRIPLPDWRTLTYEFALSARGDGIDALEVRLAAPDGDVLAGADVEGLTDEWRRYEGIELTLAERSGNELEGGALDDFASPYGEYVLEIVAEGTGYVDLDWISLLPDDAVAGKFNPTTIDLMADRNVSLLKWPGGNVTSTYKWEDGIGPVEKRPIRPNVVWNGLDPNLMGTAEYVEFCDRTDVEPTITVGVTVEDTDREFQPPEPITPEDAANWVEYCNGSTDTEYGALRADHGYEDPFDVEVWEIGNEVWGGWQAGGTDDPQQFAERALEFIEAMTAVDDSITVIPDGMDPKYDDENLVPDPNDWNETLFETVGDEMDGIGMHRYNWGIRAEDPGSVEEWKDANDADALDYNEVLIAFPTQFGQLLAETAETAASYGLEDLEFIVGEWGLYPTVAEGDPWPGMPTMAGASYVAGMYNAFIRRSEQLRRASHTHLPVRMFPPEHVEHPANPNPLLPVGYTLSLYANVFDGDRTWNVIDASVDGETRDIPETGARIRAMDDVPYVDATSMTTSMDDELCTFLTNRNLRSAADVTLEVPEAFDGADATVIVQRPTDDPHDLQEGLGDYPESWYEWTGLEVYEIDEREVTLEDEALTLTLESSSVARVLVG
- a CDS encoding sugar-binding domain-containing protein; translated protein: MTTTQADGYRRRIELNGSWQFVTDPDESGRDGNWYDGGESWPDRAEPVEVPHAWQEREAYREYTGTAWYRRTVDLKGTIDETDRMARALVRFGAVDYEATVWVNGTEVGSNRGGYLPFAVDATDALVDGENEIVVEATDPADISEIPHGKQGEPWYQRVSGIWQDVTLEFVPASRVETVRATPDLEDDSVNLEIDTTVGEAAGADLPVDDVTATVTVAREESGAEAATAATTLDADGSASIAVSLDDPDYWTPETPALYDVRVELERDGTVRDRYEEYFGMRSVEARDGRVYLNGEPYPIRGALEQGYYPKTLYRPFGDDCFEDEVRTAKELGFNLLRKHIKPAHPDFLEQADRLGLLVWEEPANPTVHSERSKREVREQLEGLIERDYNRPSVVVWSIYNEEWGIGNPQGLDVETSLWVDEEKQEYLAALYEETKAADPTRLVCDNSGWAHVATDLNDYHRYFVSPDRADAWADDLDRIVEDPADNYAAAETDPRDAPAIISEFGTWGLCDASAIEEYYGERPPWFDYEFLEEGLKRPDGYRDRFDETALSEAFNDFRELMEAWQRRQLRSNADVIEQMRAHEGIAGYVITEFSDIEWEFNGILDYRRESKAFAEEFARVNAPVAVQLEFESRTVREDEPIAADAVVVNDTTDRLEAELSWTAAGESGRRTVAVNAASAVRAEDLVTVDAPAVDGTIETVTVTVEFGDARTDEPVTVVSRSEFPESVGGSVYVENESLRNELDRRGATVTDRLDDSVAVAVVGETTDAVLEYARSGGDVLLVAGRDDSVTDSSVFEYGDLPEDESWNLVASLLYTVDDRLERLLGPVPGWELDGLYPYAVAAVTEDDDVGVGYVEGWLANPSAAIATRDYGEGTVRVCTFRVADAYGDHPTATALLDELLAGRLESSAGR
- a CDS encoding ABC transporter ATP-binding protein → MSETHDNTVDTVSTTESASAADSDSASVTFDDVRKVYLDDFVAIEEFNAHIEDGEFITIVGPSGSGKSTLLRMIAGLEEITAGDIKIRDESIKGVEPQNRGIAMVFQNYALYPHMTVRKNMSYGLKLTTDLSDDEIDRRVEETAEMMGIGDQLNSKPSELSGGQQQRVATGRAIVRDPKIFLMDEPLSNLDAKLKVHMRTELQRLQEELGTTTIYVTHDQHEALTMSDRIIVLKGGELQQFATPEEVYNNPANRFVADFIGSPAMNFFDVALTDSTLVAEGFEYDLPASIVDEVRDATTGDDLELGIRPEDIEYGVGGANAITATVEVVEVAGSDNFVYLDIEGAECRVRVPGDVKPDVGDRVELAFDPTDIHLFDGRTGENLLADMRTRRTASATETEPEEAA